From Lysinibacillus sp. SGAir0095, the proteins below share one genomic window:
- a CDS encoding DUF5412 family protein produces the protein MKTSKKKLSLICIFAFTFMILIGMAIYDILMGELDELTDGELLSEYPSPKNDYTAKAYLDRGGSLSRADN, from the coding sequence TTGAAAACATCAAAGAAGAAGCTCTCACTGATCTGTATTTTTGCATTTACGTTCATGATTCTAATAGGTATGGCTATTTATGATATTCTGATGGGTGAATTAGATGAACTAACAGATGGCGAGTTATTGTCAGAATATCCATCACCCAAAAACGATTATACTGCTAAAGCTTATCTAGACAGAGGTGGATCACTGTCAAGAGCAGACAATTAG